From Aspergillus chevalieri M1 DNA, chromosome 4, nearly complete sequence, a single genomic window includes:
- a CDS encoding ankyrin repeat domain-containing protein (COG:M;~EggNog:ENOG410QDWH;~InterPro:IPR002110,IPR036770,IPR020683;~PFAM:PF12796,PF00023,PF13637;~antiSMASH:Cluster_4.5;~go_function: GO:0005515 - protein binding [Evidence IEA]) — MQQKVLKLGMRSNSAAAIESSSPLQRAALENKPSVVSELIKEGANINEKFAKGWTALHIGSAHNYRNVVGVLLEHNADPELGLPNSSTALHIASTNGHHKVMEVLLCHRARLDVK; from the coding sequence ATGCAGCAAAAAGTGCTCAAATTGGGTATGCGAAGCAACTCCGCAGCTGCAATTGAATCCTCCAGCCCCCTACAGCGTGCTGCTCTAGAAAACAAGCCCAGTGTCGTATCTGAGCTAATTAAAGAAGGCGCCAATATTAACGAGAAATTCGCCAAGGGCTGGACAGCACTGCATATTGGCTCTGCTCACAATTACCGCAATGTTGTGGGTGTATTATTGGAGCACAACGCGGATCCCGAGCTGGGTTTGCCCAACAGTTCAACAGCTCTCCACATCGCATCCACCAATGGACACCACAAGGTCATGGAAGTGCTATTATGCCACAGAGCCAGACTGGATGTGAAATGA
- a CDS encoding DUF4419 domain-containing protein (COG:S;~EggNog:ENOG410PHCG;~InterPro:IPR025533;~PFAM:PF14388;~antiSMASH:Cluster_4.5), producing MELCCGIPSVTLLGEREDWEKLVKKLDRLYQLGDEPARFAQLLQPVLNNFVASFDRPESPDVLDFWSRCAHEHSMLSGLDYLTGWVTVFCFWDADGKLLYQGPIHLTSSAEFKARGSTLGYFASVPVTVDDNGKMYDTVKLAGLVGIQAQSSGVMLDSPEETGLDSIQPVLGWWMYEKRKDSAGKTVDI from the exons ATGGAGCTGTGTTGTGGAATTCCATCCGTCACTTTGTTGGGAGAGCGAGAGGATTGGGAGAAACTCGTGAAGAAGCTGGACAGGCTCTATCAACTGGGGGATGAACCAGCCCGATTCGCTCAGCTTCTTCAGCCCGTCCTGAATAATTTTGTGGCCTCCTTTGATCGTCCTGAGTCGCCGGATGTGCTGGACTTCTGGAGCCGATGTGCCCATGAGCACTCCATGTTAAGCGGGTTGGACTATTTAACGGGCTGGGTTACAGTCTTCTGTTTCTGGGATGCCGATGGCAAGCTGCTGTATCAAGGACCCATCCATCTGACTTCATCTGCTGAGTTCAAGGCACGAGGCTCGACACTGGGTTA TTTCGCCTCCGTGCCCGTGACCGTCGATGACAATGGGAAAATGTATGACACAGTGAAGTTGGCGGGACTGGTCGGCATCCAAGCGCAATCGAGCGGAGTGATGTTAGATTCACCAGAAGAAACGGGGCTGGATTCCATTCAGCCGGTGTTGGGATGGTGGATGTATGAAAAGCGGAAAGACAGCGCCGGTAAGACCGTGGATATTTAG
- a CDS encoding serine/threonine-protein kinase (COG:T;~EggNog:ENOG410PRPN;~InterPro:IPR000719,IPR011009,IPR017441;~PFAM:PF07714;~SMCOG1030:serine/threonine protein kinase;~antiSMASH:Cluster_4.5;~go_function: GO:0004672 - protein kinase activity [Evidence IEA];~go_function: GO:0005524 - ATP binding [Evidence IEA];~go_process: GO:0006468 - protein phosphorylation [Evidence IEA]) codes for MDQFPYSCTIDAEPLHRYAKGGYHPITLGGFLADGRYKILHKLGWGGYSTVWAARDEREGTYVAVKIRVAEEDDDREHRELNVMKKLASIHPHSPHVMHVVDDFDLEGPNGTHRCLVFELLGPSVPDMIDARFSDGRLPGKLAKTIAKQVVSGLEFLHQEKIGHGEIGHVHRSDGKALEPGIPEYVVRPAGTHSWPLSNIIKIVDFGESFLQQTIPQTLHTPLTVRAPEVIFGDHLDYRVDLWSLGCLLFELFVGQLPFDSFLITPKILVDQMLEMTSEALPERWLGLWEAMGGGVGAESSGPGLQEWLGNMYFDGERREDFTSEDIAKLGQIIRKLLRFEPSARASASEILSDPWFRD; via the exons ATGGATCAATTTCCGTATTCCTGTACCATTGATGCTGAGCCTCTTCATCGCTATGCAAAAGGAGGCTACCATCCAATTACATTGGGAGGCTTTCTCGCCGACGGGAGATACAAGATACTGCATAAGCTAGGATGGGGAGGTTACTCAACTGTCTGGGCTGCAAGAGATGAAAG AGAAGGCACTTACGTTGCGGTCAAGATCCGTGTtgctgaggaagatgatgataGGGAGCATCGCGAGCTCAACGTTATGAAGAAACTAGCATCAATACATCCCCATTCTCCACATGTCATGCATGTGGTTGATGACTTCGATTTAGAGGGACCTAACGGAACACATCGCTGCTTGGTATTTGAGCTCTTAGGGCCTAGTGTTCCTGACATGATAGATGCACGCTTTTCTGATGGGAGACTTCCTGGAAAACTCGCTAAGACCATTGCGAAACAGGTTGTTTCTGGACTTGAATTTCTGCACCAAGAGAAAATTGGACATGGAG AAATTGGACATGTCCACAGGAGTGACGGTAAAGCTCTAGAACCTGGTATACCGGAATATGTTGTCAGACCTGCTGGGACGCATTCATGGCCGTTGTCAAATATCATCAAGATTGTCGACTTTGGCGAATCATTCTTGCAGCAAACCATCCCTCAAACGCTTCACACACCGCTAACAGTTCGGGCACCTGAAGTTATATTTGGAGACCATCTGGATTATCGTGTGGATTTGTGGAGCCTGGGATGTCTG CTTTTCGAACTCTTCGTTGGCCAACTGCCCTTTGATAGCTTCTTAATAACGCCCAAGATTCTTGTGGACCAAATGCTAGAGATGACAAGTGAAGCACTACCTGAAAGATGGCTAGGCTTATGGGAAGCAATGGGCGGCGGAGTTGGTGCAGAAAGCTCGGGACCTGGATTGCAAGAATGGCTGGGGAATATGTATTTTGATGGTGAGCGAAGAGAAGACTTCACAAGTGAGGATATTGCCAAGCTGGGCCAAATAATTCGAAAATTGCTACGGTTCGAGCCGTCCGCCAGGGCTTCAGCGAGCGAAATTCTAAGTGATCCTTGGTTTAGAGACTGA
- a CDS encoding uncharacterized protein (COG:S;~EggNog:ENOG410PV9D;~InterPro:IPR021842;~antiSMASH:Cluster_4.5) yields the protein MLRNRDPLAPSNITDEQLQAIHQHPEILELRREKWELKEEMRSLAGTIQNARNHFPDLYQRHDEISRKLTKLRKALQDNTQQTARKDYFHTAPILEIDRQIQQLLGKSGAENCDADSTKDGNEDWQPPILDYIFPERAHLVESFYSLEGECFDKDRLLAKCIQVTEDLVALLHLCEPNH from the coding sequence ATGCTTAGGAACAGAGATCCACTGGCCCCTTCAAACATTACTGATGAGCAGCTACAGGCTATTCATCAACATCCTGAAATTCTGGAACTCAGGCGAGAGAAATGGGAGTTAAAGGAAGAAATGCGATCCCTGGCTGGCACCATTCAGAATGCTCGAAATCATTTCCCTGACCTCTATCAGAGGCATGATGAAATCAGCAGGAAGCTCACCAAGTTAAGGAAGGCCCTACAAGATAATACTCAGCAGACTGCCAGAAAAGATTATTTCCATACGGCACCCATACTAGAAATCGACAGACAAATCCAGCAACTCTTGGGTAAATCTGGTGCAGAAAATTGTGATGCTGACAGTACCAAGGATGGCAATGAAGATTGGCAGCCTCCCATCCTGGATTACATTTTTCCTGAAAGAGCTCATCTAGTGGAGTCATTCTACAGTCTGGAGGGGGAGTGTTTTGACAAGGATAGACTACTTGCAAAATGTATCCAAGTTACTGAGGACTTGGTCGCACTCTTGCACCTCTGTGAACCAAATCATTGA
- a CDS encoding uncharacterized protein (COG:S;~EggNog:ENOG410PV9D;~InterPro:IPR021842;~antiSMASH:Cluster_4.5), translating to MLWSSITGTQPGVLLPQQDATNDPNASQDGLLSLGPRKRKQGDSFKSDLPQWISPNDLPNTICYRGIELFYLRNPDDGRDVLCAIIEFCNLKGRPEGADRTKFFMHGDYQLAYCPIAQIVSLAFWDDAFKNELTPELIWWIKVPRRIRALLLQWKKDKLNLPLL from the exons ATGCTCTGGTCCTCCATCACAGGGACTCAACCAGGTGTGCTACTTCCGCAGCAAGATGCTACAAATGATCCCAATGCATCACAAGATGGCTTGCTTTCGCTCGGCCCAAGAAAGCGCAAGCAGGGTGATTCATTTAAGAGTGATCTTCCTCAATGGATTTCACCCAATGACCTTCCCAATACTATATGTTACAGGGGTATCGAGCTCTTTTACCTCAGAAACCCAGATGATGGTCGAGACGTTCTCTGTGCCATCATTGAATTTTGTAATCTTAAGGGCCGGCCAGAGGGTGCTGATAG GACAAAGTTCTTCATGCATGGAGATTATCAATTGGCATACTGTCCAATTGCTCAAATTGTGTCACTAGCCTTCTGGGATGACGCTTTCAAAAATGAGCTGACCCCAGAGTTGATCTGGTGGATTAAGGTTCCGAGGCGTATCAGAGCTCTTCTGCTTCAGTGGAAAAAGGATAAGTTGAACCTTCCCCTACTTTGA
- a CDS encoding uncharacterized protein (TransMembrane:1 (o29-47i);~antiSMASH:Cluster_4.5), producing MTESLPKMASLAVKYSFSLIPTGFPGRPYKMSLFLFPLSPFSGHLFVSRHASRRTLLPNPASTVASTAFKTPFFFIHIISVCLNDAASSSSCEPQRAPVLDRSYPVRGDSDQT from the coding sequence ATGACCGAATCGCTGCCGAAAATGGCTTCCCTCGCTGTGAAATACAGCTTCTCTCTGATTCCTACAGGCTTCCCTGGGCGACCGTATAAAATGTcactttttctcttcccctTGTCTCCCTTTTCTGGCCATCTCTTTGTCTCTCGTCACGCCTCTCGACGAACTCTCCTTCCCAACCCAGCGTCAACTGTTGCGAGCACTGCCTTCAAAActccctttttctttattcATATTATATCTGTTTGTCTCAATGATGccgcctcctcttcctcctgcgAACCCCAACGAGCACCAGTACTGGACCGATCCTATCCTGTGCGAGGAGACTCAGATCAGACTTGA
- a CDS encoding arylsulfotransferase family protein (COG:S;~EggNog:ENOG410PN61;~InterPro:IPR039535;~PFAM:PF14269;~antiSMASH:Cluster_4.5): protein MNITKYGPTEPGYIFTAPSHLVTQGGNPTIYDTDGELVWQGPHGNMTYFRPEILHGEQVLVYWSGMATSRGFGHGAFHVLNNAYEEIYRVTLSEDEGFVSGLPGETPKSYIDVQDGFVTERGTILVGAVNATRIDPQQVDVPDGVEWIFNDLFYEIDIVSNRVLFRWSTLEHPEAAKPVDSLKPVGNDGKNKENPWDFMHLNGFVPYGEGYLISANFMGALYAIGKDGAVQWKLSGLTGGDFKLGPDTQFAGQHNPRVIKQTSDTLTISVYNDAKVPNQTFISPSSGLLLDLNFTSRTVSLNRKLDDPSEPFYTESQGNCQGLDNGHFFVGRGSVPEIEEYDAKGKCVMRATLGYEPYFWGTHTAFRLPWVGKPNTAPEVFACLSHGATMVYASWNGATDVQAWDIWTGNQGVTGEDVEYVTTVGKKGFETEARLDGIHSTVTVKAVGGPNDERQSEHVRVRQSC, encoded by the exons ATGAACATCACCAAATATGGCCCCACAGAACCAGGATACATCTTTACCGCTCCAAGTCACCTTGTAACTCAAGGCGGGAATCCTACAATCTACGACACCGATGGCGAACTAGTATGGCAAGGACCGCACGGCAATATGACCTATTTCCGGCCGGAGATACTGCACGGCGAGCAGGTTCTGGTCTACTGGTCTGGTATGGCAACTTCCAGGGGCTTTGGACATGGGGCTTTTCATGTGTTGAATAACGCCTATGAGGAGATATATCGGGTAACACTATCTGAGGATGAGGGCTTTGTATCTGGGCTCCCTGGGGAAACGCCCAAGTCGTATATTGATGTGCAGGACGGATTTGTCACGGAGCGAGGAACAATTCTTGTTGGCGCGGTGAATGCTACGCGGATCGATCCGCAGCAGGTTGATGTCCCGGATGGAGTGGAATGGATTTTCAATGATTTGTTTTATGAGATTGATATCGTGAGCAACCGTGTGTTGTTCCGCTGGAGTACCCTGGAGCACCCGGAGGCGGCGAAGCCGGTAGATTCTCTGAAGCCTGTCGGGAATGATGGGAAGAATAAAGAGAATCCATGGGACTTCATGCACCTTAATGGATTCGTGCCTTATGGTGAGGGTTATCTCATCTCGGCTAATTTCATGGGGGCGTTGTATGCAATCGGCAAGGATGGGGCGGTTCAGTGGAAACTGAGT GGCCTAACAGGCGGCGATTTCAAACTCGGCCCAGATACCCAGTTTGCCGGACAGCATAACCCCCGGGTAATCAAACAAACTTCCGACACCCTCACCATCTCAGTCTACAACGACGCAAAGGTCCCCAACCAAACTTTCATCTCACCATCCAGCGGCCTCCTGCTGGATCTTAATTTCACTTCCAGAACCGTCTCCCTGAATCGGAAGCTAGACGACCCCTCCGAGCCCTTCTATACCGAGTCTCAAGGGAACTGCCAAGGTCTCGACAATGGCCATTTCTTTGTAGGCCGGGGTTCGGTTCCTGAGATCGAGGAATACGATGCGAAAGGGAAATGTGTCATGAGGGCTACGCTTGGATATGAACCCTATTTTTGGGGAACTCATACAGCTTTCCGGCTTCCGTGGGTTGGTAAGCCGAATACAGCGCCAGAAGTATTTGCTTGCTTGTCTCATGGGGCGACAATGGTGTATGCTTCTTGGAATGGGGCTACTGATGTTCAGGCATGGGATATCTGGACGGGGAATCAAGGGGTTACCGGAGAGGATGTGGAGTATGTGACTACGGTGGGCAAAAAGGGATTTGAAACGGAGGCTCGTCTTGACGGGATACATTCTACAGTAACGGTCAAGGCCGTGGGTGGACCGAATGATGAGAGACAGTCAGAGCATGTTCGCGTACGGCAGAGTTGTTGA